In a single window of the Rhopalosiphum padi isolate XX-2018 chromosome 1, ASM2088224v1, whole genome shotgun sequence genome:
- the LOC132918022 gene encoding terminal uridylyltransferase Tailor-like isoform X1, with product MDKFHGKDNTEHLELLCEKSKFCHQIECLISSIDRINNDPMVKERLDKLKNSIEKCVENSGRVYIFGSRLYGIANAGSDVDLYFDTGDYFSGKIADDYTRQLQLTDLFSKGANKEFIGVKIITETRIPIVRFKHDPTNFDCDLHFRSGLSVLNSELIKLYLSMDERVRWVVIAVKHWAVSYKLLSDDFSTYSLIWLVLFVMMQYKIVPPIIDLWRMHHKHVPNYIEGWDTRICFNNDQLKSKMFSKSNLSKWKLLRNVFKFYSDSIKLQNYVLCTVLGELLSKKTFHSTFITKVNAMGNYQCQIEKFEKSETLINTNFGSFNRIELQNPLKLCNNVIPWLSDKNMNLFIDLCTKSGNSM from the exons atggatAAGTTCCACGGTAAGGATAACACTGAACATttag agTTGCTTTGCGAGAAGAGCAAATTTTGTCATCAAATTGAATGTTTAATATCGTCAATCGATCGAATAAACAACGATCCAATGGTCAAAGAACGCCTCGATAAACTTAAGAACTCTATTGAAAAATGTGTGGAAAATTCTGGACGAGTTTATATTTTTGGCTCCCGTTTGTATGGCATTGCGAATGCCGGTAGTGATGTAGATTTGTATTTCGATACTG GTGATTATTTTTCAGGAAAAATTGCAGACGATTACACGCGACAACTACAACTTACAGATTTATTTTCTAAAGGCGCGAATAAAGAATTTATTGGAGTGAAAATTATTACAGAAACGCGAATACCAATTGTACGCTTTAAACACGATCCTACAAATTTTGATTGTGATTTGCATTTTCGGAGTGGTCTTTCTGTGCTTAACTCGGAACTTATCAA attgtATTTATCCATGGATGAAAGAGTACGTTGGGTAGTCATCGCAGTAAAACATTGGGCTGTTTCTTATAAACTCTTATCAGATGATTTTTCAACCTATTCCCTAATTTGGCTTGTGTTATTTGTCATGATGCAATACAAAATTGTTCCACCCATTATAGATTTATGGAGAATGCATCACAAACATGTACCAAATTATATCGaag gttgggATACacgtatttgttttaataatgatcaattaaaatcaaaaatgttttccaAATCAAATCTTTCAAAATGGAAATTACTtcgtaatgtttttaaattttactcagACTCgatcaaattacaaaattatgtgCTATGTACTGTACTTGGTGAATTACtttcaaaaaaaacatttcattcaACATTTATAACTAAAGTTAATGCCATGGGCAATTATCAATGTCAAATTGAGAAGTTTGAAAAAAGTGAAACTTTGATAAACACTAATTTTGGCAGTTTCAACAGAATCGAACTACAGAACCCATTGAAATTATGTAACAATGTTATTCCTTGGCTcagtgataaaaatatgaatttatttatagatttgtgTACGAAATCTGGCAACTCAATGTGA
- the LOC132917523 gene encoding phosphorylase b kinase gamma catalytic chain, skeletal muscle/heart isoform, which yields MDNKDDELPDKDAAKEFYARYEPKEILGRGVSSTVRRCVEKETGMEFAAKIIDLSNDPENRGATLEEINILRMVIGHQYIIHLHDVFESETFIFLVFELCRNGELFDYLTNVVTLSEKKTRYIMRQLFEALQHVHRQGVVHRDIKPENILLDDALDIKLTDFGFASVLKPNQTLRDLCGTPNYLAPEVLKVNMFDDADGYGFSCDLWACGVVMYTLLIGCPPFWHRKQMIMLRNIMEGKYTFNSPEWQDISEAPKDLIRKLLVLNPNERLTVDEALEHPFFNIKMFDQDIAPLKRTLSLCSSKFNQISKLAKQIKVRPFNARKKFLYAILVVRVVIRLLQLLPCSTGKISIQLVKQDPYRHKILRKLTDAMAFRVYGHWIKKGEGQNRAALFENIHKTELKVIYMSNLSPSL from the exons ATGGACAACAAAGATGATGAACTACCTGACAAAGATGCAGCCAAAGAATTTTATGCCAGATATGAACCCAAAGAAATATTGGGCAG AGGCGTTAGTTCAACTGTACGGCGATGTGTAGAAAAAGAGACTGGCATGGAATTTGCGGCTAAAATTATAGATCTCAGTAACGATCCCGAAAATAGAGGAGCTACTTTAGAAGAAATCAATATACTAAGAATGGTTATTGGACACCAATATAtta TACATTTGCATGATGTATTCGAGTCGGAGACATTCATATTTTTGGTATTTGAACTTTGCAGAAATGGCGAGTTGTTTGATTATTTAACCAATGTTGTGACATTGTCTGAGAAAAAAACTAGATACATAATGAGACAATTATTTGAAGCTTTGCAACACGTTCATAGACAAGGTGTTGTACATAGAGATATTAAACCTGAAAATATTTTGCTTGATGATGCACTGGATATAAAGCTCACTGATTTTGGATTTGCAAGTGTTTTAAAACCTAATCAAACACTCAGAG atttatgtgGTACACCAAATTATTTAGCTCCTGaagtattaaaagtaaatatgttTGATGATGCTGATGGATATGGATTCTCATGTGatct gtgggCATGCGGTGTAGTCATGTATACAct ATTAATTGGTTGTCCTCCATTTTGGCACCGTAAACAGATGATTATGTTAAGAAATATAATGGAAGGAAAATACACTTTTAATTCTCCAGAATGGCAAGATATTTCTG aggCACCAAAAGATTTAATTAGAAAACTTTTAGTTTTGAATCCAAATGAAAGGTTGACAGTAGATGAAGCTCTGGAGCatccattttttaatattaaa atgTTTGATCAAGATATTGCTCCACTGAAGAGAACACTAAGCCTGTGTTCAtcaaaattcaatcaaatttcaaaattggcTAAACAAATTAAAGTGAGACCATTTAATGCTCGTAAGAAATTTTTATATGCTATCTTAGTAGTGCGTGTGGTGATAaggttattacaattattaccaTGTTCAACTGGTAAGATTTCTATACAATTGGTTAAACAAGATCCATACAGGCATAAAATTTTGAGAAAA ctTACTGATGCAATGGCATTTAGAGTTTATGGACACTGGATTAAAAAAGGAGAAGGGCAAAATAGAGCTGctctttttgaaaatatacataagACTGAGTTAAAAGTAATTTACATGAGTAATTTATCACCatcattatag
- the LOC132918022 gene encoding terminal uridylyltransferase Tailor-like isoform X2 yields MDKFHELLCEKSKFCHQIECLISSIDRINNDPMVKERLDKLKNSIEKCVENSGRVYIFGSRLYGIANAGSDVDLYFDTGDYFSGKIADDYTRQLQLTDLFSKGANKEFIGVKIITETRIPIVRFKHDPTNFDCDLHFRSGLSVLNSELIKLYLSMDERVRWVVIAVKHWAVSYKLLSDDFSTYSLIWLVLFVMMQYKIVPPIIDLWRMHHKHVPNYIEGWDTRICFNNDQLKSKMFSKSNLSKWKLLRNVFKFYSDSIKLQNYVLCTVLGELLSKKTFHSTFITKVNAMGNYQCQIEKFEKSETLINTNFGSFNRIELQNPLKLCNNVIPWLSDKNMNLFIDLCTKSGNSM; encoded by the exons atggatAAGTTCCACG agTTGCTTTGCGAGAAGAGCAAATTTTGTCATCAAATTGAATGTTTAATATCGTCAATCGATCGAATAAACAACGATCCAATGGTCAAAGAACGCCTCGATAAACTTAAGAACTCTATTGAAAAATGTGTGGAAAATTCTGGACGAGTTTATATTTTTGGCTCCCGTTTGTATGGCATTGCGAATGCCGGTAGTGATGTAGATTTGTATTTCGATACTG GTGATTATTTTTCAGGAAAAATTGCAGACGATTACACGCGACAACTACAACTTACAGATTTATTTTCTAAAGGCGCGAATAAAGAATTTATTGGAGTGAAAATTATTACAGAAACGCGAATACCAATTGTACGCTTTAAACACGATCCTACAAATTTTGATTGTGATTTGCATTTTCGGAGTGGTCTTTCTGTGCTTAACTCGGAACTTATCAA attgtATTTATCCATGGATGAAAGAGTACGTTGGGTAGTCATCGCAGTAAAACATTGGGCTGTTTCTTATAAACTCTTATCAGATGATTTTTCAACCTATTCCCTAATTTGGCTTGTGTTATTTGTCATGATGCAATACAAAATTGTTCCACCCATTATAGATTTATGGAGAATGCATCACAAACATGTACCAAATTATATCGaag gttgggATACacgtatttgttttaataatgatcaattaaaatcaaaaatgttttccaAATCAAATCTTTCAAAATGGAAATTACTtcgtaatgtttttaaattttactcagACTCgatcaaattacaaaattatgtgCTATGTACTGTACTTGGTGAATTACtttcaaaaaaaacatttcattcaACATTTATAACTAAAGTTAATGCCATGGGCAATTATCAATGTCAAATTGAGAAGTTTGAAAAAAGTGAAACTTTGATAAACACTAATTTTGGCAGTTTCAACAGAATCGAACTACAGAACCCATTGAAATTATGTAACAATGTTATTCCTTGGCTcagtgataaaaatatgaatttatttatagatttgtgTACGAAATCTGGCAACTCAATGTGA
- the LOC132918022 gene encoding terminal uridylyltransferase Tailor-like isoform X3, with protein sequence MVKERLDKLKNSIEKCVENSGRVYIFGSRLYGIANAGSDVDLYFDTGDYFSGKIADDYTRQLQLTDLFSKGANKEFIGVKIITETRIPIVRFKHDPTNFDCDLHFRSGLSVLNSELIKLYLSMDERVRWVVIAVKHWAVSYKLLSDDFSTYSLIWLVLFVMMQYKIVPPIIDLWRMHHKHVPNYIEGWDTRICFNNDQLKSKMFSKSNLSKWKLLRNVFKFYSDSIKLQNYVLCTVLGELLSKKTFHSTFITKVNAMGNYQCQIEKFEKSETLINTNFGSFNRIELQNPLKLCNNVIPWLSDKNMNLFIDLCTKSGNSM encoded by the exons ATGGTCAAAGAACGCCTCGATAAACTTAAGAACTCTATTGAAAAATGTGTGGAAAATTCTGGACGAGTTTATATTTTTGGCTCCCGTTTGTATGGCATTGCGAATGCCGGTAGTGATGTAGATTTGTATTTCGATACTG GTGATTATTTTTCAGGAAAAATTGCAGACGATTACACGCGACAACTACAACTTACAGATTTATTTTCTAAAGGCGCGAATAAAGAATTTATTGGAGTGAAAATTATTACAGAAACGCGAATACCAATTGTACGCTTTAAACACGATCCTACAAATTTTGATTGTGATTTGCATTTTCGGAGTGGTCTTTCTGTGCTTAACTCGGAACTTATCAA attgtATTTATCCATGGATGAAAGAGTACGTTGGGTAGTCATCGCAGTAAAACATTGGGCTGTTTCTTATAAACTCTTATCAGATGATTTTTCAACCTATTCCCTAATTTGGCTTGTGTTATTTGTCATGATGCAATACAAAATTGTTCCACCCATTATAGATTTATGGAGAATGCATCACAAACATGTACCAAATTATATCGaag gttgggATACacgtatttgttttaataatgatcaattaaaatcaaaaatgttttccaAATCAAATCTTTCAAAATGGAAATTACTtcgtaatgtttttaaattttactcagACTCgatcaaattacaaaattatgtgCTATGTACTGTACTTGGTGAATTACtttcaaaaaaaacatttcattcaACATTTATAACTAAAGTTAATGCCATGGGCAATTATCAATGTCAAATTGAGAAGTTTGAAAAAAGTGAAACTTTGATAAACACTAATTTTGGCAGTTTCAACAGAATCGAACTACAGAACCCATTGAAATTATGTAACAATGTTATTCCTTGGCTcagtgataaaaatatgaatttatttatagatttgtgTACGAAATCTGGCAACTCAATGTGA